From Rhodoferax sp. AJA081-3, the proteins below share one genomic window:
- a CDS encoding AMP-binding protein, producing MIAINDSTTIAAAFFEATERYASNSLLAVPANPTRSYDPAGREITYAQAADTVRSLMVQYRAAGYGLGHRVGLFLESRPEHMLHKLALNALGVCCVPINPDYRPRELAYVVDHAKVDLIVALSSRQDAVQAALALAQHQAPVALLEDFAHRPLPRAIKQAQAGEPTGDTPASILYTSGTTGQPKGCVLSHTYELAAGHWYAHQGGLGTVREGQERLYNPLPLFHVNASILSFYCMLLSGGCQVQTDRFQPSRWWAEVVESRATIVHYLGVVVPMLLNQPVTALERAHCVRFGYGAGVEPQLHAVFEERYGFPLLELWGMTEMVRPLCDNHAPRQVGTRAFGRARPGLDACVMDENGQAVPDDTPGELVIRHSEATPRRHFFSAYLDNPAATEDAWRGGWFHTGDIVTRGADGMLHFMDRRKNIIRRSGENIAAAEVEAQLLTHPLVANVAVIALPDDVREEEVLACVVLKERANAETAQTARTLFDFCHANLAYYKAPGWLWFAAEIPTTGTQKIQKHRIFPEGQDPRTLPGMFDLRAFKKRN from the coding sequence ATGATTGCCATAAACGACTCCACCACCATAGCCGCGGCTTTCTTTGAAGCGACCGAACGCTACGCCAGCAACAGCCTGCTGGCCGTGCCCGCCAACCCGACCCGCAGCTACGACCCGGCCGGCCGCGAGATCACATATGCCCAGGCGGCTGACACCGTCCGCAGCCTAATGGTGCAGTACCGCGCTGCAGGTTATGGACTGGGTCACCGTGTAGGCTTGTTCCTGGAGAGTCGCCCCGAACATATGCTGCACAAGCTGGCGCTCAACGCGCTGGGCGTGTGCTGTGTACCTATCAACCCGGACTACCGGCCGCGTGAACTGGCCTATGTGGTGGACCACGCCAAGGTGGACCTGATCGTGGCGCTGTCCAGCCGGCAGGATGCCGTGCAGGCCGCGTTGGCGCTTGCGCAGCACCAAGCGCCGGTTGCACTGCTGGAAGACTTCGCGCACAGACCCCTGCCCCGAGCCATCAAGCAAGCCCAAGCGGGCGAGCCCACCGGCGACACCCCCGCCAGCATCCTCTACACCTCCGGCACCACGGGCCAGCCCAAGGGTTGTGTGTTGTCCCACACCTACGAACTGGCGGCCGGCCACTGGTATGCACACCAGGGCGGCCTGGGCACGGTGCGCGAGGGGCAGGAGCGGCTGTACAACCCGCTGCCGCTGTTCCACGTCAACGCGTCCATCCTGTCGTTTTATTGCATGTTGCTCAGCGGCGGCTGCCAGGTGCAGACAGACCGCTTCCAGCCCAGCCGCTGGTGGGCAGAAGTGGTGGAGAGCCGCGCCACCATCGTGCACTACCTGGGCGTGGTGGTGCCCATGTTGTTGAACCAGCCGGTGACAGCGTTGGAGCGCGCCCACTGCGTACGGTTTGGTTACGGCGCGGGTGTGGAGCCGCAACTACACGCGGTGTTTGAAGAACGGTATGGTTTCCCGCTGCTGGAGTTGTGGGGCATGACCGAGATGGTGCGCCCGCTGTGCGACAACCACGCACCGCGCCAGGTCGGCACGCGCGCCTTTGGCCGCGCACGCCCCGGGCTGGATGCTTGTGTGATGGATGAAAACGGCCAAGCGGTGCCGGACGACACCCCCGGAGAACTGGTGATCCGCCACAGCGAGGCCACGCCGCGGCGCCACTTCTTCAGCGCGTACCTGGACAACCCCGCAGCCACCGAAGACGCCTGGCGCGGCGGCTGGTTCCACACCGGCGACATCGTCACGCGCGGCGCAGACGGCATGCTGCACTTCATGGACCGGCGCAAAAATATCATCCGCCGCTCCGGTGAAAACATTGCGGCCGCCGAGGTGGAAGCCCAGCTGCTGACCCACCCGCTGGTGGCCAACGTGGCCGTGATAGCGTTGCCCGATGACGTGCGTGAGGAAGAGGTGCTGGCCTGTGTGGTACTGAAGGAACGCGCCAATGCCGAGACAGCACAAACCGCCCGCACACTGTTCGACTTTTGCCACGCCAACCTGGCCTACTACAAGGCACCCGGCTGGTTATGGTTTGCGGCCGAAATTCCGACCACGGGCACACAAAAAATCCAGAAGCACCGCATCTTCCCCGAAGGCCAAGACCCGCGCACACTGCCCGGCATGTTTGACCTGCGGGCCTTCAAGAAACGCAACTAA
- a CDS encoding glutathione S-transferase family protein → MITLYHCVSARSFRPLWLLEELGLPYALKMLPFPPRALARSFLQENPLGTVPLLVDGKTRMTESAGICEYLAARHSPGKLSVAVDDPAYGAYLNWLHMSDATLTFPQTLVLRYTHFEPAERKQPQVAEDYSRWFLARLRAVDAAVQQHEFLCADRFTAADVAVAYALMLASHLGLDAQFTPAVAAYWAGLQARPAFQRALAIQHQAALDQGVPTTPAPDIRP, encoded by the coding sequence ATGATCACCCTCTACCACTGCGTCAGCGCCCGCTCCTTCCGCCCTTTGTGGCTGCTGGAAGAATTGGGCTTGCCGTATGCACTGAAGATGCTGCCCTTCCCGCCCCGCGCGTTGGCCCGGTCCTTCCTGCAAGAGAACCCGCTAGGCACCGTGCCCCTGCTGGTGGATGGCAAGACGCGCATGACCGAGTCGGCCGGCATCTGCGAATACCTGGCCGCGCGGCACAGCCCCGGCAAGCTGAGCGTGGCGGTGGACGACCCCGCTTATGGCGCCTACCTGAACTGGTTGCACATGAGCGACGCCACGCTGACCTTCCCACAAACCCTGGTGCTGCGTTACACCCACTTTGAGCCCGCGGAGCGCAAACAGCCCCAGGTGGCAGAAGACTACAGCCGCTGGTTCCTGGCGCGGCTGCGTGCGGTGGATGCCGCTGTGCAGCAACATGAATTTCTCTGTGCCGACCGCTTCACTGCCGCCGATGTGGCCGTGGCCTACGCGCTGATGCTGGCCAGCCACCTGGGTCTGGATGCCCAGTTCACACCCGCAGTAGCCGCCTACTGGGCGGGCCTGCAGGCCCGCCCCGCGTTCCAGCGTGCATTGGCCATACAACACCAAGCTGCCCTGGACCAAGGAGTACCTACAACACCGGCCCCGGATATACGCCCCTGA
- a CDS encoding acyl-CoA dehydrogenase family protein — protein sequence MLHTTTDNATASKTASAFLHLAETHVVENQPPPLRDYNLYQQDVALREAVAREGAAWAEPELQAFGALTGSRELIELGFQANENKPVLYTHDNYGHRVDEVRFHPAYHRLMQISTEHGLHATHWRTPQPGAHVARAAMSYLMGQVDAAHGCPITMTSAVVPALQQQPDLAAQWLPKITALQYDHRNIPMEQKSAITVGMAMTEKQGGSDVRANTLRAHALGAGGPGQAYELVGHKYFVSAPMSDAFLVLAQAPDGLSCFWLPRWRPDGSKNPMQIQRLKNKMGNVANASCETELRGAYAQMVGGEGRGVPTILKMVTMTRFDCMVGSSAGMRQAVAQALHHCAHRWAFGKLLAEQPLMQNVLADLVIESEAALAMTLRIARALDIGEASEHEKMLVRVGTAVGKYWICKRTPAHAYEAMECIGGSGVMEDCIMPRLFRESPVNSIWEGSGNVQCLDMLRAMSRNPGSVDAYMDEVQAAAGTDRRLDQYVARLGSELLDPSAIEYRARGVVEKMALALQGSLLVRYGNHAVADAFCASRLGEHYSGLTFGALPRGLDCAAIIARATPQV from the coding sequence ATGTTGCACACCACTACCGACAACGCCACTGCTTCAAAAACTGCCAGCGCCTTTCTGCACCTGGCCGAAACCCATGTGGTGGAGAACCAGCCGCCCCCACTGCGCGACTACAACCTGTACCAGCAGGATGTGGCACTGCGTGAAGCGGTCGCGCGTGAAGGCGCCGCCTGGGCCGAACCCGAGTTGCAGGCATTCGGCGCGCTGACCGGCAGCCGCGAGCTGATTGAGCTGGGCTTCCAGGCCAACGAAAACAAGCCGGTGCTCTACACACACGACAACTACGGCCACCGTGTTGACGAAGTGCGCTTCCACCCGGCCTACCACCGGCTGATGCAGATATCGACCGAACACGGCTTGCATGCCACCCATTGGCGCACGCCCCAGCCGGGTGCCCATGTGGCGCGTGCTGCCATGTCGTATTTGATGGGCCAGGTCGACGCGGCCCACGGCTGCCCCATCACCATGACATCCGCCGTGGTGCCCGCCTTGCAGCAGCAGCCCGACTTGGCCGCCCAGTGGCTGCCCAAGATCACGGCCTTGCAATACGACCACCGCAATATTCCGATGGAACAAAAATCCGCCATCACCGTGGGTATGGCCATGACGGAAAAGCAAGGTGGGTCGGACGTGCGGGCCAATACGCTGCGTGCCCATGCCCTTGGCGCTGGTGGCCCCGGCCAGGCCTACGAGCTTGTGGGCCACAAATACTTTGTGTCCGCCCCGATGAGTGATGCCTTTCTGGTGCTGGCCCAGGCACCCGATGGCCTGTCCTGCTTCTGGCTGCCACGCTGGCGGCCCGACGGCAGCAAGAACCCGATGCAGATCCAGCGCCTAAAAAACAAGATGGGCAACGTGGCCAACGCATCGTGTGAGACCGAGCTGCGCGGCGCTTACGCGCAGATGGTGGGCGGAGAAGGCCGGGGCGTGCCCACCATTTTGAAGATGGTCACGATGACGCGGTTTGACTGCATGGTGGGGTCCAGCGCCGGCATGCGCCAGGCCGTGGCCCAGGCCCTGCACCACTGCGCGCACCGCTGGGCCTTTGGCAAACTGCTGGCCGAACAACCGTTGATGCAAAACGTGCTGGCCGATCTGGTGATTGAGAGCGAGGCCGCGTTGGCCATGACCCTGCGCATCGCCCGAGCACTGGACATCGGCGAGGCCAGCGAGCACGAAAAAATGCTGGTGCGCGTGGGCACCGCAGTGGGTAAATACTGGATCTGCAAACGCACACCCGCCCATGCCTACGAGGCCATGGAATGTATTGGCGGCAGCGGCGTCATGGAAGACTGCATCATGCCCCGCCTGTTCCGCGAATCTCCGGTCAACTCCATCTGGGAGGGCAGTGGGAATGTGCAGTGCCTGGACATGCTGCGCGCCATGAGCCGCAACCCCGGCTCGGTGGACGCCTACATGGACGAAGTGCAAGCCGCCGCCGGCACCGACCGCCGCCTGGACCAGTATGTGGCCCGCCTTGGCAGTGAGTTGCTGGACCCATCCGCCATCGAATACCGGGCGCGGGGCGTGGTCGAGAAGATGGCGCTGGCTTTGCAGGGATCACTGCTGGTGCGGTATGGCAACCATGCGGTGGCCGATGCGTTTTGTGCGTCGCGCCTGGGTGAGCACTACAGTGGCTTGACCTTTGGTGCGCTGCCGCGCGGGCTGGATTGCGCGGCGATTATTGCGCGGGCCACGCCGCAGGTGTAG
- a CDS encoding TetR/AcrR family transcriptional regulator → MAYRPTEKTLARKAEIRQRLLDAALGLVSGGGFAALTMVAVAAQAGIATGAVYKHFVSKDELCSEVFRMATEKEVAWVREMALQEDGSPSERMLRAIEAFALRALRNPRLAFALIAEPVDVQVDAQRLRYRLAYAEVFEQLLEQGIQSGEFAPQFPSVSAAALVGVIAESLVGPLSWPAADQPPMETEALIAAIQAFCLRAVVAPKISF, encoded by the coding sequence ATGGCTTACCGGCCCACCGAAAAAACACTGGCACGCAAGGCCGAAATCCGCCAACGCCTGCTGGACGCCGCGCTGGGCCTGGTCAGCGGGGGCGGCTTTGCCGCACTCACCATGGTGGCCGTGGCGGCCCAGGCCGGAATTGCCACGGGTGCGGTCTACAAACACTTTGTTTCCAAGGACGAACTGTGCTCCGAGGTGTTCCGTATGGCCACCGAAAAAGAAGTGGCCTGGGTGCGCGAGATGGCGTTGCAGGAAGACGGCTCGCCCAGCGAACGGATGTTGCGCGCCATCGAAGCCTTTGCCCTGCGCGCGCTGCGCAACCCGCGCCTGGCGTTTGCCTTGATTGCCGAGCCAGTCGATGTGCAGGTGGACGCACAGCGCCTACGCTACCGCCTGGCCTATGCCGAAGTGTTTGAGCAACTGTTGGAGCAGGGCATACAGAGCGGGGAATTTGCCCCGCAGTTCCCCAGTGTCAGCGCGGCGGCGCTGGTGGGGGTGATTGCCGAGTCGCTGGTGGGGCCGCTGTCCTGGCCGGCCGCGGACCAGCCGCCCATGGAAACCGAAGCGCTGATTGCCGCCATCCAGGCTTTTTGCCTGCGCGCGGTGGTGGCGCCCAAGATCAGCTTTTAG
- a CDS encoding rhodanese-like domain-containing protein, which translates to MPITTSSRALVDQAMAEIRTYTVTDVLPRLGDANTQLVDIRDVRELADGTVVGAFHAPRGMLEFWVDPASPYYKPIFGDEGKEYILFCGAGWRSALTAKTLQDMGMNNVAHIAGGYTEWVRQGGPTETLEAQKARRAAAKS; encoded by the coding sequence ATGCCCATCACCACATCGTCCCGCGCCCTGGTGGACCAGGCCATGGCGGAAATCCGCACCTACACCGTTACCGACGTCTTGCCGCGGCTGGGTGACGCCAACACCCAACTGGTGGACATTCGGGATGTGCGCGAGCTGGCCGATGGCACCGTGGTGGGCGCCTTCCACGCCCCGCGCGGCATGCTGGAGTTTTGGGTGGACCCCGCTTCGCCGTATTACAAGCCCATTTTTGGGGACGAGGGCAAGGAATACATCCTGTTTTGTGGCGCTGGTTGGCGCAGTGCCCTCACCGCCAAAACCTTGCAGGACATGGGCATGAACAATGTGGCGCACATTGCTGGTGGCTACACGGAATGGGTTCGCCAGGGTGGCCCCACAGAAACGCTGGAGGCGCAAAAGGCGCGCCGCGCGGCTGCTAAAAGCTGA
- a CDS encoding energy transducer TonB has product MFHPSPFARALYFACCAAISCVSLGLTAHAQQPSLPPLPPAKTASEPSAMERSKRQSENVYRFIKQFADTPRKPAAPVVAPAAVRPKEEVATPAPPARRPDTQNLAIPASTLAATPDAAPTTAPVNTATSESTAPAPAASAAPATATPPVATASAAPAAPAVEDDEEELQLVEQVQPQFPRGMQGATDSGKVTVAFTVQPDGSVTDTSIVSASNRRFGKPARDAVAQWRFAPIKAARAVQVEIAFSQQ; this is encoded by the coding sequence TTGTTCCATCCATCCCCATTCGCCAGGGCCTTGTACTTTGCCTGCTGCGCGGCCATAAGCTGCGTCAGCCTAGGCTTGACGGCCCATGCACAGCAACCTTCTTTGCCCCCGTTGCCACCTGCCAAAACAGCGTCAGAACCCTCTGCGATGGAGCGGTCCAAGCGGCAGTCCGAGAATGTGTACCGTTTCATCAAACAGTTTGCCGACACGCCGCGCAAGCCCGCCGCCCCTGTTGTGGCACCAGCCGCCGTGCGGCCCAAAGAAGAAGTGGCCACACCAGCCCCCCCGGCGCGCAGGCCCGACACACAAAACCTGGCCATTCCCGCCAGCACACTCGCCGCAACCCCAGATGCAGCGCCTACTACGGCCCCGGTTAACACGGCCACCAGCGAGTCAACCGCACCAGCCCCCGCAGCCAGCGCCGCCCCCGCCACGGCAACGCCTCCAGTAGCGACCGCATCCGCCGCCCCGGCCGCACCAGCCGTGGAAGACGACGAAGAAGAGCTGCAACTGGTGGAGCAGGTGCAGCCCCAGTTCCCGCGCGGTATGCAAGGTGCCACGGACAGCGGCAAGGTGACGGTGGCGTTTACCGTGCAGCCCGATGGCAGCGTCACCGACACCTCCATCGTCTCAGCATCCAACCGCCGGTTTGGCAAACCCGCACGTGACGCGGTCGCCCAATGGCGCTTTGCGCCGATCAAGGCGGCACGCGCGGTGCAGGTCGAAATTGCCTTCAGCCAGCAGTAG
- a CDS encoding acyl-CoA dehydrogenase family protein encodes MLLTQDQEMVRDAVRDFAQTELWPNAAKWDKEHHFPKEAHKGLAALGAYGICVPESYGGANLDYVTLALVLEEIAAGDGGTSTVISVTNCPVNAILMKYATEAQKQKWLVPLAHGQMLGAFCLTEPHVGSDASSLRTTAVREGDEYVINGVKQFITSGKNGDVAIVIAVTDKGAGKRGMSAFLVPTNAPGYVVARIEDKLGQHSSDTAQINFDNCRIPAENLIGKEGEGYGIALGGLEGGRIGIAAQSVGMARSALDVAVAYAKDRQSFGQPIFNHQAVGFRLAECATQIEAARQLIWHAAALRDAGRPCLKEAAMAKLFASEMAEKVCSAAIQTLGGYGYVSDFPLERIYRDVRVCQIYEGTSDVQKIIIQRALAG; translated from the coding sequence ATGTTGTTGACCCAAGACCAAGAAATGGTGCGCGATGCCGTACGTGACTTTGCCCAAACCGAGCTGTGGCCCAACGCCGCCAAGTGGGATAAAGAGCACCACTTTCCCAAAGAAGCGCACAAAGGCTTGGCCGCGCTGGGCGCCTACGGCATCTGTGTGCCCGAGAGTTATGGCGGTGCCAACCTGGACTATGTGACGCTGGCCCTGGTGCTGGAAGAAATCGCGGCTGGTGATGGCGGCACCAGCACCGTCATCAGCGTGACCAACTGTCCGGTCAACGCCATCCTGATGAAGTACGCCACCGAGGCGCAAAAGCAGAAGTGGCTGGTGCCCTTGGCCCACGGCCAGATGCTGGGTGCCTTCTGCCTGACCGAGCCCCATGTGGGCAGTGATGCGTCAAGTCTGCGCACCACTGCCGTGCGCGAGGGTGATGAATACGTCATCAACGGCGTCAAGCAATTCATCACCAGCGGCAAGAACGGCGATGTTGCCATCGTCATCGCGGTCACCGACAAGGGCGCGGGCAAACGGGGCATGAGCGCCTTCCTGGTGCCGACCAACGCGCCGGGTTATGTGGTGGCACGTATCGAAGACAAGCTGGGCCAGCACAGCAGTGACACGGCGCAGATCAATTTTGACAACTGCCGCATCCCGGCCGAGAACCTGATCGGCAAAGAGGGCGAGGGTTATGGCATTGCGCTGGGTGGTCTGGAAGGCGGGCGCATCGGCATCGCGGCGCAGAGTGTGGGCATGGCGCGCAGCGCGCTGGACGTGGCCGTGGCCTACGCCAAGGATCGCCAGAGTTTTGGCCAACCCATCTTCAACCACCAGGCCGTGGGCTTTCGCCTGGCCGAGTGCGCCACGCAGATTGAGGCGGCGCGCCAGCTGATCTGGCACGCAGCTGCGTTACGCGATGCGGGAAGGCCCTGTCTGAAAGAGGCCGCCATGGCCAAGCTGTTTGCCAGCGAGATGGCGGAGAAGGTGTGCAGCGCCGCGATCCAGACGCTGGGTGGGTATGGCTACGTGAGCGACTTTCCGCTGGAGCGCATTTACCGCGACGTGCGGGTCTGCCAGATTTACGAAGGCACGAGCGACGTGCAGAAGATCATCATCCAGCGCGCGTTGGCGGGCTAA
- a CDS encoding SDR family oxidoreductase gives MNILVIGASRGIGLEFVRQYRAAGDRVIATARDDAGLERLRALDAVALKLDVASPASVSGLAWQLDGEKIDVALYVAGVLTHADAHTPPTQPDFDHVMHTNVLGAMQTIPQVAPLVEAAQGRFGFITSDMGHIASAESSYCWTYRVSKAALNMAVASARDDYPQAIFAALSPGWVQTDLGGGGAPLSAHDSVAAMRRTLAHLKPADSGGFFGIDGTPMAGW, from the coding sequence ATGAACATCCTTGTGATTGGTGCATCCCGCGGTATCGGGCTGGAGTTTGTGCGGCAATACCGCGCAGCGGGTGACCGTGTCATCGCCACGGCGCGTGACGACGCGGGGCTGGAGCGCCTGCGCGCGCTGGATGCGGTGGCGCTGAAGCTGGATGTGGCCAGCCCGGCCAGTGTCAGCGGCCTGGCCTGGCAGCTCGATGGGGAGAAGATCGACGTGGCGCTGTATGTGGCCGGTGTGCTGACCCACGCCGATGCCCACACACCGCCCACACAGCCCGACTTTGACCACGTGATGCACACCAATGTGCTGGGCGCTATGCAAACCATTCCCCAGGTCGCTCCGCTGGTGGAAGCGGCGCAGGGGCGTTTTGGTTTTATCACCAGCGACATGGGGCACATTGCCAGTGCGGAATCCAGCTACTGCTGGACCTACCGCGTCAGCAAGGCAGCCCTCAACATGGCCGTGGCATCGGCCCGGGATGACTACCCTCAGGCGATCTTCGCCGCGTTGTCACCCGGCTGGGTGCAGACCGACTTGGGCGGCGGTGGCGCGCCCTTGTCGGCGCACGACAGCGTGGCCGCCATGCGCCGCACACTCGCCCACCTGAAGCCCGCCGACAGCGGCGGCTTTTTCGGCATAGACGGCACGCCCATGGCGGGCTGGTAA
- a CDS encoding acetyl-CoA C-acyltransferase produces the protein MSDSIVIVGAARTPMGAFQGDFSSLAAHDLGGAAIKAAVERAGISPELVTEVLFGNCLMAGQGQAPARQAGFKGGLPKSAGAVTLSKMCGSAMRAAMFANDMLIAGSHEVLVAGGMESMTNAPYLLLKGRGGYRIGHDRMYDHMMLDGLEDAYEAGRSMGTFGEDCAAKYSFTRAEQDAFATASVQRAKAATESGAFAAEITPVTVKGRGGDVVVSVDEGPGKVKLDKIPTLKPAFKKDGTITAASSSSINDGAAALVMMKASTAAKLGCKPLARIVAHATHAQEPEWFATAPVGATQKVLAKAGWEVGDVDLWEVNEAFAVVPMALMKELNVPHDKVNVNGGACALGHPIGASGARIMVTLMYALQARGLKKGLATLCIGGGEATAVALEML, from the coding sequence ATGTCGGATTCCATCGTTATCGTCGGCGCAGCCCGCACCCCCATGGGCGCTTTCCAGGGCGACTTTTCCAGCCTCGCGGCGCATGACTTGGGTGGCGCGGCCATCAAGGCGGCGGTGGAGCGTGCCGGTATTTCCCCTGAGCTGGTGACCGAGGTCTTGTTTGGCAACTGCCTGATGGCGGGCCAGGGCCAGGCGCCAGCGCGCCAGGCCGGTTTCAAGGGCGGCCTGCCCAAGAGTGCGGGTGCGGTCACCTTGTCCAAGATGTGCGGATCGGCCATGCGCGCGGCCATGTTCGCCAATGACATGCTGATCGCCGGCAGCCATGAGGTGCTGGTGGCCGGTGGCATGGAGAGCATGACCAACGCGCCCTACCTGTTGCTCAAGGGCCGCGGCGGCTACCGCATCGGCCACGACCGCATGTACGACCACATGATGCTCGACGGCCTGGAAGACGCCTACGAGGCCGGCCGCTCCATGGGCACCTTCGGCGAAGACTGTGCCGCCAAGTACAGCTTCACCCGCGCCGAGCAGGACGCATTTGCCACCGCCAGTGTGCAGCGTGCGAAGGCCGCCACTGAGTCCGGCGCGTTTGCAGCCGAGATCACACCGGTCACCGTCAAGGGCCGTGGTGGTGATGTGGTGGTGTCCGTCGACGAAGGCCCGGGCAAAGTCAAGCTGGACAAGATCCCTACGCTGAAACCTGCGTTCAAAAAAGACGGCACCATCACCGCCGCCAGCAGCTCGTCCATCAACGACGGCGCCGCTGCGCTGGTGATGATGAAGGCCAGCACGGCCGCCAAGCTGGGCTGCAAGCCGCTGGCCCGCATCGTGGCCCACGCCACCCACGCACAAGAGCCGGAATGGTTTGCCACCGCCCCCGTAGGCGCCACCCAAAAGGTGCTGGCCAAGGCGGGTTGGGAAGTGGGTGATGTGGACCTGTGGGAAGTGAACGAGGCCTTTGCGGTGGTGCCCATGGCGCTGATGAAAGAGCTGAATGTGCCGCACGACAAGGTGAACGTGAACGGCGGCGCTTGCGCGCTGGGTCACCCCATTGGCGCGTCTGGCGCACGCATCATGGTCACACTGATGTATGCGCTGCAGGCCCGTGGGCTGAAAAAGGGCCTGGCCACGCTGTGTATTGGTGGTGGCGAGGCGACTGCCGTTGCGCTGGAAATGCTATAA
- a CDS encoding 1-acyl-sn-glycerol-3-phosphate acyltransferase, with amino-acid sequence MLHTLRLFLLGVHFLVAGAVNMLIVLRRPFDPDNSRLCGRVYSLPALRFLGLQTELQVDELKKLTSPCVIVVNHQSNYDLFILGSVVPRRTVTIGKTSLRWIPIFGQIYWLAGNVLIERGNAAKAKAAMLKTTDTLQHQDTSIWVFVEGTRNLGKGLLPFKKGAFQMAIAAGVPIVPICCSNYKRTMRLNRWHSGNLRIRALPPISTLGMTLDDMPALMERCRGQMVACIDALDATPQ; translated from the coding sequence ATGCTCCATACTTTGCGTCTTTTTTTGCTGGGCGTCCACTTCCTGGTGGCCGGCGCCGTCAATATGCTCATCGTGCTGCGGCGCCCCTTTGACCCCGACAACAGCCGCCTATGCGGACGTGTGTACTCGCTGCCGGCCTTGCGGTTTCTGGGCTTGCAAACCGAACTGCAGGTGGACGAACTGAAAAAGCTGACCAGCCCCTGTGTCATCGTCGTCAACCACCAATCCAACTACGACCTGTTCATATTGGGCAGCGTGGTGCCGCGCCGCACGGTCACGATTGGCAAGACCAGCCTGCGCTGGATTCCCATCTTTGGGCAAATCTACTGGCTGGCCGGCAATGTGCTGATCGAGCGTGGCAACGCCGCCAAGGCCAAAGCTGCGATGCTGAAGACCACCGACACGCTGCAGCACCAGGACACCTCCATCTGGGTTTTCGTCGAGGGCACACGCAACCTGGGCAAGGGCTTGCTGCCGTTCAAGAAAGGCGCGTTCCAGATGGCGATAGCGGCGGGTGTGCCCATCGTGCCCATTTGCTGCAGCAACTACAAACGCACCATGCGGTTGAACCGCTGGCACAGCGGCAATTTGCGCATTCGTGCCCTGCCGCCCATCAGCACCCTGGGCATGACGCTGGATGACATGCCTGCGTTGATGGAGCGGTGCCGGGGGCAGATGGTGGCCTGTATTGACGCACTGGATGCCACGCCCCAGTGA
- a CDS encoding DUF2214 family protein — protein sequence MTTLFAALHHAAVLTLLVCTLVSIYQLRQPLTVGSARILRSSDMLNGIAATLVLVVGLVRIFYLERGWSYYFGNGPFLAKLGFYGLASMLSLVPTLEVRRWRAPLKHGQLPTLSDQKLTALRAVAYLQLACLAAMAICANMAANGQTWHFEGSAP from the coding sequence ATGACGACACTTTTTGCCGCCTTGCACCACGCCGCCGTTCTGACGCTGCTGGTCTGCACACTGGTCTCTATCTACCAACTCCGGCAGCCACTCACCGTAGGTAGCGCCCGCATCTTGCGCAGCTCCGACATGCTCAATGGCATCGCCGCGACCCTGGTGTTGGTGGTCGGACTGGTGCGGATCTTCTACCTGGAGAGGGGATGGTCCTATTACTTTGGCAACGGCCCCTTCTTGGCCAAGCTCGGTTTTTACGGGCTTGCCAGTATGTTGTCCCTGGTTCCAACGCTGGAGGTTCGTCGTTGGCGGGCTCCCCTCAAACACGGGCAACTGCCCACCTTGAGCGACCAAAAATTGACGGCCCTACGTGCGGTGGCCTACTTGCAGTTGGCGTGCCTTGCCGCCATGGCCATCTGCGCAAACATGGCTGCAAACGGCCAAACATGGCACTTTGAGGGGAGCGCCCCTTGA